From a single Nicotiana tomentosiformis chromosome 2, ASM39032v3, whole genome shotgun sequence genomic region:
- the LOC104120115 gene encoding uncharacterized protein isoform X4 produces the protein MVVEAHQLFLPKPPFFSPSFPSPPPHFSSFLFDPSSLSLALFHSDSSISLYPSFSPFSLSSSFPPPQTTLPPPVSSAAFLLLRNPNPSTLFLISSPISGGSSILLRFYILNAARKSFTPAKVVCNHSDMKFDGSKFGVVFRVSHGVSLKLVGDVNVFALYSILNGKIWIFAVKHLRDDEVKLMKCAVIDCSLPVFSISLSFGFLILGENNGVRVLLLRPLVKGRVIKKEKKSLNGGLEKDKMEIKKVSLRNGMINGINAEICSADGNKFTTELKFPSNSVLEERIENRTGSAKLRSVRLRQDSREWIASFVAFKSKDDNFDSIKMPAKSAKAIGIQALSSTKYLILDSEGNLHLLFLATSVQGSETPYHMKQLTHNMKVRKLVVFPDSSTSISPSLSIHNFVFILFFLGDDHRLFGCQMLSILFT, from the exons ATGGTCGTTGAAGCTCATCAGCTATTTCTCCCAAAACCCCCTTTCTTTTCACCTTCTTTCCCTTCTCCACCCCCTCACTTTTCTTCTTTCCTCTTTGACCCTTCTTCTCTCTCTTTAGCTCTCTTCCATTCCGATTCCTCTATCTCTCTCTACCCTTCTTTTTCCCCTTTCTCTCTCTCCTCCTCCTTCCCTCCTCCTCAAACCACCCTCCCTCCGCCCGTTTCCTCCGCCGCATTCCTCCTCCTCCGGAACCCTAACCCTTCTACCCTCTTTCTCATCTCTTCTCCTATCTCCGGAGGCTCCTCCATTCTCCTCCGCTTCTACATCCTCAACGCCGCCCGGAAAAGTTTTACTCCGGCGAAAGTTGTGTGCAATCACAGTGATATGAAGTTTGACGGGAGTAAATTCGGGGTTGTTTTTAGGGTTTCTCATGGGGTTTCGCTGAAATTGGTTGGGGATGTCAATGTGTTTGCTCTGTACTCTATTTTGAATGGTAAAATTTGGATTTTTGCTGTGAAGCACCTGAGGGATGATGAGGTGAAGCTAATGAAGTGTGCTGTGATTGATTGTTCATTGCCGGTGTTCTCGATCAGTCTTTCGTTTGGGTTCCTGATTTTGGGGGAAAATAATGGGGTTAGGGTTTTACTCTTGAGGCCATTGGTCAAAGGAAGAGTTATTAAGAAAGAGAAGAAGAGTTTGAATGGTGGGTTAGAAAAAGATAAGATGGAGATAAAAAAGGTGTCTTTACGAAATGGGATGATTAATGGAATTAATGCTGAGATTTGTTCTGCTGATGGTAACAAATTCACTACGGAATTGAAGTTCCCTTCCAATAGTGTATTGGAGGAAAGGATCGAAAACCGCACTGGATCAG CAAAGTTAAGGTCTGTGAGACTTAGACAAGATTCCAGAGAATGGATTGCAAGCTTTGTGGCATTCAAGAGCAAGGATGATAATTTCGATTCAATCAAGATGCCGGCTAAGTCAGCAAAAGCAATTGGCATTCAGGCCTTGTCTTCAACCAAGTATCTGATCTTGGACTCTGAAGGAAATCTTCACCTCTTGTTCCTGGCAACTTCTGTCCAGGGATCAGAGACTCCTTATCACATGAAACAGTTGACTCACAACATGAAAGTTCGAAAGCTCGTTGTTTTTCCGGATTCTTCTACAAGTATAAGCCCATCCCTTTCAATTCATAACTTTGTGTTCATTTTGTTCTTTTTGGGGGAT GATCACAGACTGTTTGGATGTCAGATGCTATCCATACTGTTCACATGA
- the LOC104120115 gene encoding uncharacterized protein isoform X3, giving the protein MVVEAHQLFLPKPPFFSPSFPSPPPHFSSFLFDPSSLSLALFHSDSSISLYPSFSPFSLSSSFPPPQTTLPPPVSSAAFLLLRNPNPSTLFLISSPISGGSSILLRFYILNAARKSFTPAKVVCNHSDMKFDGSKFGVVFRVSHGVSLKLVGDVNVFALYSILNGKIWIFAVKHLRDDEVKLMKCAVIDCSLPVFSISLSFGFLILGENNGVRVLLLRPLVKGRVIKKEKKSLNGGLEKDKMEIKKVSLRNGMINGINAEICSADGNKFTTELKFPSNSVLEERIENRTGSAKLRSVRLRQDSREWIASFVAFKSKDDNFDSIKMPAKSAKAIGIQALSSTKYLILDSEGNLHLLFLATSVQGSETPYHMKQLTHNMKVRKLVVFPDSSTSSIFSGSQTVWMSDAIHTVHMMVVTDMDTSVSQTDSKDPAEKLVHTSGSMFAYAIS; this is encoded by the exons ATGGTCGTTGAAGCTCATCAGCTATTTCTCCCAAAACCCCCTTTCTTTTCACCTTCTTTCCCTTCTCCACCCCCTCACTTTTCTTCTTTCCTCTTTGACCCTTCTTCTCTCTCTTTAGCTCTCTTCCATTCCGATTCCTCTATCTCTCTCTACCCTTCTTTTTCCCCTTTCTCTCTCTCCTCCTCCTTCCCTCCTCCTCAAACCACCCTCCCTCCGCCCGTTTCCTCCGCCGCATTCCTCCTCCTCCGGAACCCTAACCCTTCTACCCTCTTTCTCATCTCTTCTCCTATCTCCGGAGGCTCCTCCATTCTCCTCCGCTTCTACATCCTCAACGCCGCCCGGAAAAGTTTTACTCCGGCGAAAGTTGTGTGCAATCACAGTGATATGAAGTTTGACGGGAGTAAATTCGGGGTTGTTTTTAGGGTTTCTCATGGGGTTTCGCTGAAATTGGTTGGGGATGTCAATGTGTTTGCTCTGTACTCTATTTTGAATGGTAAAATTTGGATTTTTGCTGTGAAGCACCTGAGGGATGATGAGGTGAAGCTAATGAAGTGTGCTGTGATTGATTGTTCATTGCCGGTGTTCTCGATCAGTCTTTCGTTTGGGTTCCTGATTTTGGGGGAAAATAATGGGGTTAGGGTTTTACTCTTGAGGCCATTGGTCAAAGGAAGAGTTATTAAGAAAGAGAAGAAGAGTTTGAATGGTGGGTTAGAAAAAGATAAGATGGAGATAAAAAAGGTGTCTTTACGAAATGGGATGATTAATGGAATTAATGCTGAGATTTGTTCTGCTGATGGTAACAAATTCACTACGGAATTGAAGTTCCCTTCCAATAGTGTATTGGAGGAAAGGATCGAAAACCGCACTGGATCAG CAAAGTTAAGGTCTGTGAGACTTAGACAAGATTCCAGAGAATGGATTGCAAGCTTTGTGGCATTCAAGAGCAAGGATGATAATTTCGATTCAATCAAGATGCCGGCTAAGTCAGCAAAAGCAATTGGCATTCAGGCCTTGTCTTCAACCAAGTATCTGATCTTGGACTCTGAAGGAAATCTTCACCTCTTGTTCCTGGCAACTTCTGTCCAGGGATCAGAGACTCCTTATCACATGAAACAGTTGACTCACAACATGAAAGTTCGAAAGCTCGTTGTTTTTCCGGATTCTTCTACAA GTTCCATCTTTTCAGGATCACAGACTGTTTGGATGTCAGATGCTATCCATACTGTTCACATGATGGTGGTGACGGACATGGATACTTCTGTCAGTCAAACTGACAGCAAAGACCCTGCAGAGAAGCTTGTACATACTTCAG GAAGCATGTTTGCATATGCAATTTCCTAG
- the AOC gene encoding Allene oxide cyclase, chloroplastic-like (The RefSeq protein has 2 substitutions compared to this genomic sequence), whose protein sequence is MATASSASAALRTISSSAKLTPSFPTTSASQKIRSFKLPNPLISQSLKLGTSTNSKSFYCKSQSGSTDPSTTKVQELSVYELNERDRGSPAYLRLSQKNVNSLGDLVPFSNKLYTGDLKKRIGITAGLCILIKHEEEKKGDRYEAIYSFYFGDYGHIAVQGSYLTYEDTYLAVTGGSGIFAGVSGQVKLQQIIFPFKLFYTFYLKGIPDLPSELLVTAVPPSPTVEPAPEAKACEAGATLKNFTN, encoded by the exons ATGGCCACTGCCTCCTCAGCCTCTGCTGCTCTTAGAACCATTTCTTCCTCTGCTAAGCTAACCTCTAGCTTTCCAACTACTTCTGCTTCTCAAAAGATCCGATCTTTTAAACTCCCTAACCCCCTCATTTCCCAATCTCTTAAACTCGGCACCTCCACCAACTCCAAGTCATTTTACTGCAAGAGCCAGAGCGGCTCAACTGATTCCTCTACAA CTAAAGTTCAAGAACTAAGTGTCTACGAACTCAATGAACGTGACCGTGGTAGCCCTGCTTATCTTCGCTTGAGCCAAAAGAATGTCAATTCACTTGGAGATCTTGTCCCCTTTAGCAACAAA CTATATACCGGAGACCTAAAGAAGAGAATTGGAATAACGGCTGGACTCTGCATTTTGATCAAACACGAAGAGGAAAAGAAAGGGGATCGATATGAAGCTATTTACAGCTTCTACTTCGGCGATTATGGTCACATCGCCGTTCAGGGATCGTACTTGACTTACGAGGACACTTATCTTGCCGTTACCGGTGGATCCGGTATCTTTGCAGGGGTTTCCGGTCAAGTGAAATTGCAGCAAATCATTTTCCCTTTCAAGCTATTTTACACTTTTTACTTGAAGGGTATTCCGGATCTGCCGTCTGAGTTGCTAGTTACGGCGGTTCCTCCGTCGCCGACGGTGGAGCCAGCACCTGAAGCTAAAGCTTGTGAGGCTGGGGCCACTCTGAAAAATTTCACTAATTGA
- the LOC104120115 gene encoding uncharacterized protein isoform X1 translates to MVVEAHQLFLPKPPFFSPSFPSPPPHFSSFLFDPSSLSLALFHSDSSISLYPSFSPFSLSSSFPPPQTTLPPPVSSAAFLLLRNPNPSTLFLISSPISGGSSILLRFYILNAARKSFTPAKVVCNHSDMKFDGSKFGVVFRVSHGVSLKLVGDVNVFALYSILNGKIWIFAVKHLRDDEVKLMKCAVIDCSLPVFSISLSFGFLILGENNGVRVLLLRPLVKGRVIKKEKKSLNGGLEKDKMEIKKVSLRNGMINGINAEICSADGNKFTTELKFPSNSVLEERIENRTGSAKLRSVRLRQDSREWIASFVAFKSKDDNFDSIKMPAKSAKAIGIQALSSTKYLILDSEGNLHLLFLATSVQGSETPYHMKQLTHNMKVRKLVVFPDSSTSSIFSGSQTVWMSDAIHTVHMMVVTDMDTSVSQTDSKDPAEKLVHTSVVQAIFSSEKVQEIAALAANTVLLLGQGSMFAYAIS, encoded by the exons ATGGTCGTTGAAGCTCATCAGCTATTTCTCCCAAAACCCCCTTTCTTTTCACCTTCTTTCCCTTCTCCACCCCCTCACTTTTCTTCTTTCCTCTTTGACCCTTCTTCTCTCTCTTTAGCTCTCTTCCATTCCGATTCCTCTATCTCTCTCTACCCTTCTTTTTCCCCTTTCTCTCTCTCCTCCTCCTTCCCTCCTCCTCAAACCACCCTCCCTCCGCCCGTTTCCTCCGCCGCATTCCTCCTCCTCCGGAACCCTAACCCTTCTACCCTCTTTCTCATCTCTTCTCCTATCTCCGGAGGCTCCTCCATTCTCCTCCGCTTCTACATCCTCAACGCCGCCCGGAAAAGTTTTACTCCGGCGAAAGTTGTGTGCAATCACAGTGATATGAAGTTTGACGGGAGTAAATTCGGGGTTGTTTTTAGGGTTTCTCATGGGGTTTCGCTGAAATTGGTTGGGGATGTCAATGTGTTTGCTCTGTACTCTATTTTGAATGGTAAAATTTGGATTTTTGCTGTGAAGCACCTGAGGGATGATGAGGTGAAGCTAATGAAGTGTGCTGTGATTGATTGTTCATTGCCGGTGTTCTCGATCAGTCTTTCGTTTGGGTTCCTGATTTTGGGGGAAAATAATGGGGTTAGGGTTTTACTCTTGAGGCCATTGGTCAAAGGAAGAGTTATTAAGAAAGAGAAGAAGAGTTTGAATGGTGGGTTAGAAAAAGATAAGATGGAGATAAAAAAGGTGTCTTTACGAAATGGGATGATTAATGGAATTAATGCTGAGATTTGTTCTGCTGATGGTAACAAATTCACTACGGAATTGAAGTTCCCTTCCAATAGTGTATTGGAGGAAAGGATCGAAAACCGCACTGGATCAG CAAAGTTAAGGTCTGTGAGACTTAGACAAGATTCCAGAGAATGGATTGCAAGCTTTGTGGCATTCAAGAGCAAGGATGATAATTTCGATTCAATCAAGATGCCGGCTAAGTCAGCAAAAGCAATTGGCATTCAGGCCTTGTCTTCAACCAAGTATCTGATCTTGGACTCTGAAGGAAATCTTCACCTCTTGTTCCTGGCAACTTCTGTCCAGGGATCAGAGACTCCTTATCACATGAAACAGTTGACTCACAACATGAAAGTTCGAAAGCTCGTTGTTTTTCCGGATTCTTCTACAA GTTCCATCTTTTCAGGATCACAGACTGTTTGGATGTCAGATGCTATCCATACTGTTCACATGATGGTGGTGACGGACATGGATACTTCTGTCAGTCAAACTGACAGCAAAGACCCTGCAGAGAAGCTTGTACATACTTCAG TTGTGCAAGCAATATTTTCCAGTGAAAAGGTCCAAGAAATTGCAGCTTTGGCTGCGAATACAGTATTGCTTCTTGGACAAG GAAGCATGTTTGCATATGCAATTTCCTAG
- the LOC104120115 gene encoding uncharacterized protein isoform X2, translating into MVVEAHQLFLPKPPFFSPSFPSPPPHFSSFLFDPSSLSLALFHSDSSISLYPSFSPFSLSSSFPPPQTTLPPPVSSAAFLLLRNPNPSTLFLISSPISGGSSILLRFYILNAARKSFTPAKVVCNHSDMKFDGSKFGVVFRVSHGVSLKLVGDVNVFALYSILNGKIWIFAVKHLRDDEVKLMKCAVIDCSLPVFSISLSFGFLILGENNGVRVLLLRPLVKGRVIKKEKKSLNGGLEKDKMEIKKVSLRNGMINGINAEICSADGNKFTTELKFPSNSVLEERIENRTGSAKLRSVRLRQDSREWIASFVAFKSKDDNFDSIKMPAKSAKAIGIQALSSTKYLILDSEGNLHLLFLATSVQGSETPYHMKQLTHNMKVRKLVVFPDSSTRSQTVWMSDAIHTVHMMVVTDMDTSVSQTDSKDPAEKLVHTSVVQAIFSSEKVQEIAALAANTVLLLGQGSMFAYAIS; encoded by the exons ATGGTCGTTGAAGCTCATCAGCTATTTCTCCCAAAACCCCCTTTCTTTTCACCTTCTTTCCCTTCTCCACCCCCTCACTTTTCTTCTTTCCTCTTTGACCCTTCTTCTCTCTCTTTAGCTCTCTTCCATTCCGATTCCTCTATCTCTCTCTACCCTTCTTTTTCCCCTTTCTCTCTCTCCTCCTCCTTCCCTCCTCCTCAAACCACCCTCCCTCCGCCCGTTTCCTCCGCCGCATTCCTCCTCCTCCGGAACCCTAACCCTTCTACCCTCTTTCTCATCTCTTCTCCTATCTCCGGAGGCTCCTCCATTCTCCTCCGCTTCTACATCCTCAACGCCGCCCGGAAAAGTTTTACTCCGGCGAAAGTTGTGTGCAATCACAGTGATATGAAGTTTGACGGGAGTAAATTCGGGGTTGTTTTTAGGGTTTCTCATGGGGTTTCGCTGAAATTGGTTGGGGATGTCAATGTGTTTGCTCTGTACTCTATTTTGAATGGTAAAATTTGGATTTTTGCTGTGAAGCACCTGAGGGATGATGAGGTGAAGCTAATGAAGTGTGCTGTGATTGATTGTTCATTGCCGGTGTTCTCGATCAGTCTTTCGTTTGGGTTCCTGATTTTGGGGGAAAATAATGGGGTTAGGGTTTTACTCTTGAGGCCATTGGTCAAAGGAAGAGTTATTAAGAAAGAGAAGAAGAGTTTGAATGGTGGGTTAGAAAAAGATAAGATGGAGATAAAAAAGGTGTCTTTACGAAATGGGATGATTAATGGAATTAATGCTGAGATTTGTTCTGCTGATGGTAACAAATTCACTACGGAATTGAAGTTCCCTTCCAATAGTGTATTGGAGGAAAGGATCGAAAACCGCACTGGATCAG CAAAGTTAAGGTCTGTGAGACTTAGACAAGATTCCAGAGAATGGATTGCAAGCTTTGTGGCATTCAAGAGCAAGGATGATAATTTCGATTCAATCAAGATGCCGGCTAAGTCAGCAAAAGCAATTGGCATTCAGGCCTTGTCTTCAACCAAGTATCTGATCTTGGACTCTGAAGGAAATCTTCACCTCTTGTTCCTGGCAACTTCTGTCCAGGGATCAGAGACTCCTTATCACATGAAACAGTTGACTCACAACATGAAAGTTCGAAAGCTCGTTGTTTTTCCGGATTCTTCTACAA GATCACAGACTGTTTGGATGTCAGATGCTATCCATACTGTTCACATGATGGTGGTGACGGACATGGATACTTCTGTCAGTCAAACTGACAGCAAAGACCCTGCAGAGAAGCTTGTACATACTTCAG TTGTGCAAGCAATATTTTCCAGTGAAAAGGTCCAAGAAATTGCAGCTTTGGCTGCGAATACAGTATTGCTTCTTGGACAAG GAAGCATGTTTGCATATGCAATTTCCTAG